A genomic stretch from Coffea arabica cultivar ET-39 chromosome 10c, Coffea Arabica ET-39 HiFi, whole genome shotgun sequence includes:
- the LOC140015604 gene encoding cytochrome P450 81Q32-like, with protein sequence MFSMETLYLYLPLLILALQILTNRILHKIQNLPPSPFPALPFLGHLYLLKKPFHKSLSALSSRYGPVLSLRLGCIPVVLVSSPLAAEECLAKNDIIFANRPNFLNGKYFGYNYTSLPWSSYGEHWRNLRKISSLEVLSSHKLQLLSAIRADEVLSLIRKLFRVSVEDPGQFADMRSACFDLTFNVMTRMITGNRYYGENIENSEEARIFHEITSEAAKVNPKANVLDFLPFMRWFGLRDVVEKMSEIQERRDKFMQNVIDEHRARAGASGEKRTMIGALLDLHEKEPEYYSEETIRNLMLVLLQAGSDTTASTMEWAMAYLLDNPEVLKKAQAEIDQEVGQGRFIAECDLPQLPYLRCIINETLRLQPVTPLLMPHKASQDCIVGGYRVPRGTVLFVNAWDIQHNSRYWDDPEKFMPQRFEAWVGGKEEFKFIPFGSGRRGCPGNNLAIHVLGLALGSLLQSFNWETRDGKKMDMSEGIGVPVHRVQPLVAKCCPRPNMLKLLSQISTKSACLH encoded by the exons atgttttccATGGAAactctgtatctgtatctgccTCTTCTGATCTTAGCCCTTCAGATTTTGACCAACCGAATCCTTCACAAGATTCAAAATCTTCCACCATCCCCTTTTCCAGCCCTGCCATTTCTTGGCCATCTCTATTTACTCAAGAAACCTTTCCATAAATCTTTATCAGCGCTCTCTAGCCGCTATGGTCCAGTTCTTTCCCTCAGGCTAGGCTGTATCCCGGTTGTTCTCGTCTCATCTCCATTGGCAGCTGAAGAATGCTTAGCCAAAAATGATATCATTTTTGCAAATCGTCCCAACTTTCTCAATGGGAAATACTTTGGCTACAATTATACCAGCCTCCCCTGGTCCTCCTACGGTGAACATTGGAGGAACCTCCGCAAGATTTCATCTCTTGAAGTTTTGTCATCCCACAAACTACAGTTGTTGTCAGCTATTCGTGCTGATGAGGTCTTGTCTTTGATTCGGAAGCTGTTTCGAGTTTCCGTGGAAGATCCTGGTCAATTCGCTGATATGAGATCAGCTTGCTTTGATCTCACATTCAATGTTATGACTAGGATGATTACTGGAAATAGGTACTATGGAGAAAATATAGAGAACTCAGAAGAGGCTAGAATTTTCCATGAGATAACTTCTGAGGCAGCAAAGGTGAATCCCAAGGCCAATGTTCTTGATTTCTTGCCCTTCATGCGGTGGTTTGGATTGAGAGACGTGGTGGAAAAGATGAGTGAAATACAGGAGAGAAGAGACAAGTTTATGCAGAACGTAATTGATGAACATCGTGCTCGTGCTGGTGCTTCAGGAGAGAAGAGAACCATGATCGGAGCTTTATTGGATTTGCATGAAAAGGAACCTGAGTACTACAGTGAGGAAACTATAAGAAACCTCATGTTG GTACTACTACAAGCAGGATCAGATACAACTGCCAGTACAATGGAGTGGGCAATGGCATACTTGCTGGACAATCCAGAGGTTTTAAAGAAGGCACAGGCTGAAATTGACCAAGAAGTGGGACAAGGGCGTTTCATTGCTGAATGTGATCTGCCTCAACTTCCTTACCTCCGCTGCATAATAAATGAGACCCTGCGTTTGCAGCCTGTAACGCCACTTCTGATGCCTCACAAAGCTTCCCAAGATTGCATCGTTGGAGGCTATCGAGTTCCACGCGGAACCGTTCTGTTTGTGAATGCTTGGGACATACAACATAATTCCAGGTACTGGGATGATCCTGAGAAGTTCATGCCTCAGAGATTTGAAGCATGGGTCGGAGGAAAAGAGGAGTTCAAGTTTATTCCCTTTGGCTCGGGGAGAAGAGGCTGTCCTGGAAATAACTTGGCAATCCATGTTCTTGGATTGGCTTTGGGATCATTACTCCAGAGCTTCAACTGGGAAACCAGGGATGGTAAGAAGATGgacatgagtgaaggaataggAGTTCCTGTGCACAGGGTTCAGCCTTTGGTGGCTAAATGTTGTCCACGGCCAAACATGTTGAAACTTCTCTCCCAAATTTCAACCAAGTCCGCATGCTTGCACTGA